Proteins encoded in a region of the Abyssibacter profundi genome:
- the panC gene encoding pantoate--beta-alanine ligase: protein MKLVHDLAELHALRAAWRTAGETVALVPTMGNLHAGHLSLVEQVQPQADRVIVTIFVNPLQFAPGEDFEQYPRTLDEDLAKLDALRPDVVFAPSVEAMYPTGYPIATRVAVEPLVDRYCGAFRAGHFTGAATVVTILFNLVQPDLAIFGEKDYQQLLIFRRMAADLHMPVRIVSGATIREPNGLAMSSRNRYLTQAQRDQASTLRQVLLATGRALLAGRRDFEALEADGLQQLAEAGFDPQYLKIATPALDSPGPEADDFVVLAAAVLGSARLIDNITLQDPDLRA, encoded by the coding sequence ATGAAGCTTGTTCATGACCTGGCCGAACTGCACGCCCTGCGTGCGGCTTGGCGCACGGCGGGTGAAACCGTGGCCCTGGTGCCGACAATGGGGAATCTGCATGCCGGGCATTTGTCCCTGGTCGAGCAGGTTCAGCCGCAGGCCGATCGCGTCATCGTCACCATTTTCGTGAATCCTTTGCAGTTCGCGCCGGGTGAGGATTTCGAGCAGTACCCGCGCACGCTGGATGAAGACCTGGCGAAGCTGGACGCGCTGAGGCCCGACGTGGTTTTTGCGCCGTCGGTCGAGGCGATGTACCCGACGGGTTACCCCATTGCGACGCGGGTCGCGGTCGAGCCGTTGGTCGATCGTTACTGCGGGGCGTTCCGGGCAGGCCACTTCACCGGCGCTGCGACGGTGGTGACGATTCTCTTCAATCTGGTGCAGCCGGATCTGGCAATTTTCGGTGAGAAGGATTACCAGCAGCTGCTGATTTTCCGGCGCATGGCGGCGGATCTGCACATGCCGGTGCGCATCGTGTCCGGTGCAACCATCCGCGAGCCCAACGGGCTGGCCATGAGTAGCCGCAACCGCTACCTGACGCAGGCACAGCGGGACCAGGCGTCCACGCTGCGGCAGGTCTTGCTGGCAACCGGTCGGGCGCTGCTCGCCGGTCGTCGGGACTTTGAGGCTTTGGAAGCCGATGGTCTCCAGCAGCTTGCTGAAGCGGGGTTCGATCCGCAGTACTTGAAGATCGCAACACCCGCGCTGGATTCGCCCGGTCCGGAGGCGGACGATTTCGTGGTGCTGGCGGCCGCGGTGCTGGGATCCGCCCGGCTCATCGACAACATCACGCTGCAAGATCCCGACTTGCGTGCTTGA
- the panD gene encoding aspartate 1-decarboxylase: protein MNVTLLKAKLHRACVTHAELDYEGSCAIDQDLLDAAGILEYEQVQIYNVTNGERFETYAILGERGSRVISVNGAAAHKAQPGDRLIICAYCGMDEAEAKRHKPRLVYLDETNQVTHSRNVIPVQAA from the coding sequence ATGAACGTCACCCTGCTGAAAGCCAAGCTGCATCGTGCCTGTGTTACGCATGCCGAGCTGGACTACGAGGGTTCCTGTGCAATCGACCAGGATTTGCTGGATGCCGCCGGCATTCTGGAATACGAACAGGTGCAGATTTACAACGTCACCAATGGCGAGCGTTTTGAAACCTACGCCATTCTGGGCGAGCGTGGCTCGCGCGTGATTTCCGTCAACGGCGCCGCTGCCCACAAGGCGCAGCCGGGGGATCGGCTCATCATCTGCGCCTACTGCGGCATGGACGAGGCCGAAGCCAAGCGCCACAAACCGCGGCTGGTGTACCTGGATGAGACCAATCAGGTGACGCATTCGCGAAACGTCATTCCGGTGCAGGCAGCCTGA
- a CDS encoding DegQ family serine endoprotease: MKRRKPSLLIAVFAACAALLAVPAQAQNLPDFRTLVKQNQAAVVNISTTQSRPEGAEGFGFDLPENHPFNEFFRRFGQPNMPAPRPAQSLGSGFIISDDGTVLTNAHVVKDADEIVVRLSDQRELQAELVGLDERSDVAVLKIDASGLPTLKLGNSDTLEVGEWVLAIGSPFGLDFTATQGIVSALGRSLPSDSYVPFIQTDVAVNPGNSGGPLLNTQGQVVGINSQIYSRSGGYQGVSFAIPINTAMQVARQIESQGYVSRGWLGVSIQNVTQDLARSFGLDRPRGALVANVLEDSPAAKAGIEPGDIILEFNGQSVSSSSALPPIVGETPVGSRVPVLVLRDGKRKTLKAKIEELKDQDGRAVPARSSQDESMTGLGVQVRDLTDDERETLGIERGGVVIVGMERDGPAARAGIRKGDVIRRVGRSSIDSARQLRKLVDDLPKGKPVSVLVQRGDNPLFVAITIDD; this comes from the coding sequence GTGAAGCGACGCAAACCATCTTTGCTGATCGCGGTCTTCGCCGCATGCGCAGCGCTGCTGGCCGTTCCGGCCCAGGCGCAGAACCTGCCCGACTTCCGCACACTGGTGAAACAGAACCAGGCGGCCGTGGTGAATATCAGCACCACACAGTCTCGCCCGGAAGGCGCCGAGGGCTTCGGCTTCGACCTGCCGGAAAATCACCCCTTCAACGAGTTCTTCCGCCGGTTTGGCCAGCCCAATATGCCGGCGCCGCGACCGGCGCAGTCGCTGGGCTCGGGCTTCATCATCTCTGACGATGGCACGGTGTTGACCAATGCCCATGTCGTCAAGGATGCCGACGAAATCGTCGTACGCCTATCGGATCAACGCGAACTCCAGGCCGAACTCGTGGGGCTGGACGAGCGCTCTGATGTGGCCGTCCTGAAGATCGATGCCAGCGGCTTACCCACGCTGAAGCTGGGCAACTCGGATACGCTGGAGGTCGGCGAGTGGGTGCTCGCCATCGGATCTCCGTTCGGCCTGGACTTCACCGCCACGCAGGGGATTGTCTCGGCGCTGGGCCGCAGTCTGCCGTCGGACTCTTACGTGCCGTTTATTCAGACTGACGTCGCCGTCAACCCGGGTAACTCCGGCGGCCCGCTACTCAACACCCAGGGTCAGGTTGTCGGGATCAATTCCCAGATCTACTCCCGCTCAGGGGGCTATCAAGGTGTGTCGTTCGCGATTCCGATCAATACCGCCATGCAGGTTGCACGGCAGATCGAATCGCAGGGCTACGTCAGCCGCGGCTGGCTCGGTGTCAGCATCCAGAACGTGACGCAGGATCTAGCCCGATCCTTCGGACTGGACCGCCCGCGGGGAGCCTTGGTCGCCAACGTGCTGGAAGACAGCCCGGCGGCCAAAGCCGGCATCGAACCCGGCGACATCATCCTGGAGTTCAACGGCCAGAGCGTCAGCTCGTCCTCTGCCCTGCCTCCGATTGTTGGCGAGACGCCTGTTGGCAGCCGCGTCCCGGTGCTGGTGCTGCGTGACGGCAAGCGCAAGACGCTGAAAGCCAAGATTGAGGAACTCAAGGATCAGGATGGACGCGCCGTCCCCGCACGTAGCAGCCAGGACGAGAGCATGACCGGCCTGGGCGTCCAGGTCCGTGACCTCACGGACGACGAACGTGAAACCTTAGGCATCGAGCGCGGTGGCGTGGTCATCGTCGGCATGGAACGTGACGGACCGGCTGCGCGCGCAGGCATTCGCAAGGGCGACGTCATCCGTCGCGTGGGCCGCTCGTCCATCGATTCGGCGCGGCAACTGCGCAAGCTTGTCGACGACCTGCCCAAGGGCAAGCCGGTGTCGGTGCTGGTTCAGCGCGGAGACAACCCGCTGTTCGTGGCCATCACCATCGACGACTAG
- a CDS encoding deoxynucleoside kinase yields MTRYIAVEGPIGVGKTTLTRRLAADLQANLLLEAPDDNPFLKGFYDDPERHAFQVQLCFLLQRAGQVDGLRQSDLFARPVTVADFFFDKDPLFAEMTLAASDYRLYRELFNRLAWAAPAPDVIVYLHASTEVLVQRVRQRGRDSEQALGAAYLDQVAARYRSLFADYAHPHVVVVDAEALDLVGDPAAYRAVREAIEGPPGRFHLPG; encoded by the coding sequence TTGACGCGTTACATTGCGGTGGAAGGCCCCATCGGGGTCGGCAAGACCACGCTCACGCGTCGTCTGGCGGCTGATCTACAGGCCAATCTGCTGTTGGAGGCGCCGGACGACAACCCGTTTCTCAAGGGGTTTTACGATGACCCGGAGCGACATGCCTTTCAGGTCCAGCTGTGTTTTCTGTTGCAGCGGGCGGGGCAGGTTGATGGCCTGCGCCAAAGCGACTTGTTTGCCCGGCCCGTGACCGTTGCCGATTTCTTTTTTGACAAGGATCCGCTGTTCGCGGAAATGACACTGGCCGCCAGCGACTACCGTTTGTACCGGGAGTTGTTCAACCGTCTGGCCTGGGCGGCTCCGGCGCCGGACGTGATTGTTTATCTGCACGCATCGACCGAGGTGCTGGTGCAGCGCGTGCGGCAACGTGGACGTGACAGCGAACAGGCACTGGGCGCGGCGTATCTCGATCAGGTCGCGGCGCGATACCGGTCGCTTTTTGCCGACTACGCACATCCGCATGTCGTGGTGGTCGACGCCGAGGCCCTTGATCTGGTTGGCGATCCCGCAGCGTATCGGGCCGTGCGCGAGGCGATTGAAGGGCCGCCCGGTCGATTTCATCTGCCCGGATGA
- a CDS encoding NUDIX hydrolase, which translates to MARDAQQPAVPLAAAGLIVVDDDHRVLMAQRPTTARFAPGAWVFPGGLVETHDGLDNREVTDESASQLALDAYRVAAVRECLEETGVACLEAAVEPAVMATVRQRLLAGGGLMETLAAEGVEPALPTLHYVGFWTTPPMSPLRYSTRFFMTAAPDHGLNPEVDGVEIVDACWMTPADALQRHRQGGFALLPPQSAQLRHFAALAERQRLLDWAQAGPAVLQNRAG; encoded by the coding sequence GTGGCCCGTGATGCTCAGCAGCCGGCCGTCCCGCTAGCTGCCGCCGGCTTGATTGTTGTTGACGACGATCACCGTGTTCTGATGGCGCAGCGCCCGACGACCGCGCGCTTCGCGCCAGGCGCCTGGGTGTTTCCGGGCGGCTTGGTCGAAACCCATGACGGTTTGGACAATCGCGAAGTCACCGATGAGTCGGCGTCACAGCTGGCCTTGGATGCTTATCGGGTGGCGGCGGTCCGTGAATGCCTTGAAGAAACCGGTGTGGCCTGTCTTGAGGCGGCCGTCGAGCCGGCGGTCATGGCAACGGTCCGTCAGCGCTTGCTGGCGGGGGGCGGGCTGATGGAGACGCTGGCCGCCGAGGGTGTGGAGCCCGCCTTGCCCACCCTGCACTACGTGGGGTTTTGGACCACGCCGCCGATGTCTCCACTGCGTTATTCCACGCGATTTTTCATGACGGCCGCACCCGATCACGGATTGAACCCCGAGGTGGATGGGGTGGAGATTGTCGATGCCTGCTGGATGACCCCAGCTGACGCATTGCAGCGGCATCGGCAAGGTGGGTTTGCGCTGCTGCCACCCCAGTCGGCGCAACTGCGCCATTTCGCTGCATTGGCTGAGCGCCAGCGCCTGCTGGATTGGGCCCAGGCCGGGCCTGCCGTGCTCCAGAATCGAGCAGGTTAG
- a CDS encoding cellulase family glycosylhydrolase → MLRWLACGLLALTPMLAAGYSAQGGSLVDRHGQPVQLRGVNWFGFETETHAPHGLWARSWRDMLDQIESIGANAIRVPVCPATIHGTATRGIDPDLNPDLIDLDSAALLDHLVRAMSNRGLYVLLDHHRPDCQQISELWHTPDYSEQDWIDDLVTLARRFRDVPGVIGIDLKNEPHGAATWGAGNRRTDWNRAAERAGAAVLRVAPRWLLFVEGIADAGPCTTGGGPAFWGENLEPMACTPLDLPPDRLVLAPHTYGPDVHPQPYFDDPRFPANMPAIWERRFGQFVDQGYTVMLGEFGGRYGEGDPRDRAWQDALVHYLISKRVRSGFYWSWNPNSDDTGGLLQDDWHSLHAEKVALLRRLWFAEERPADEDAPLAQTHIATAPESAATPQRPADAPSTRPIERGQPLHTQVDRLSTWGQGLCEQITVRNTGNRSLRWEVTEALPGHITQVWNAESSAQGEPVRFRGVAWNATLDPGASAHFGYCLEHRPQRPSRQPLETARDIDSQLTVQSDWGQGYCVQVQVRNTGRDARSWQLRVPIEGRLRELWNARHTRSGDQLQVSGLSHNARLQPGAQTTFGFCALREADAR, encoded by the coding sequence ATGCTTCGATGGCTGGCCTGCGGGCTACTCGCACTGACACCCATGCTCGCCGCTGGCTATAGCGCACAAGGCGGCAGCCTCGTCGATCGGCACGGCCAGCCTGTGCAGCTTCGGGGCGTCAACTGGTTTGGCTTCGAGACTGAAACGCATGCGCCACATGGCCTCTGGGCCCGGTCGTGGCGCGACATGCTGGACCAGATCGAGTCCATCGGCGCCAACGCGATTCGCGTACCGGTCTGCCCTGCCACGATTCACGGCACCGCCACGCGCGGCATCGATCCCGACCTGAACCCCGATCTCATTGATCTGGATTCGGCCGCATTGCTGGATCATCTCGTCCGAGCGATGAGCAACCGTGGGTTGTACGTCCTGCTCGATCACCACCGCCCTGACTGCCAGCAAATCTCGGAGCTGTGGCACACCCCCGATTACAGCGAACAGGACTGGATTGACGATCTGGTCACGCTAGCGCGCCGCTTCCGCGACGTGCCGGGTGTTATCGGGATCGACCTCAAAAACGAGCCGCACGGTGCGGCAACCTGGGGCGCTGGCAATCGTCGGACCGACTGGAACCGGGCAGCCGAGCGTGCCGGTGCGGCGGTGCTGCGTGTCGCCCCGCGCTGGTTGCTGTTTGTCGAAGGCATTGCCGACGCCGGCCCCTGCACCACCGGCGGTGGGCCCGCCTTCTGGGGCGAGAATCTCGAACCGATGGCCTGCACCCCGCTGGATCTTCCGCCGGACCGCCTGGTGCTGGCCCCGCATACCTATGGCCCGGACGTGCACCCGCAGCCCTACTTCGACGACCCGCGGTTTCCCGCGAACATGCCGGCGATCTGGGAACGCCGCTTCGGTCAGTTTGTCGACCAGGGCTACACGGTCATGCTGGGCGAGTTCGGGGGACGCTACGGCGAAGGCGATCCACGCGACCGCGCTTGGCAGGACGCGCTGGTGCACTACCTGATCAGCAAGCGCGTTCGGTCGGGCTTCTACTGGTCATGGAATCCGAACTCCGATGACACCGGCGGTTTGCTCCAGGACGACTGGCACAGCCTGCATGCTGAGAAGGTCGCCCTGCTCCGTCGACTCTGGTTTGCCGAGGAACGCCCCGCCGATGAGGACGCGCCATTGGCGCAGACCCACATCGCCACCGCGCCGGAGTCAGCGGCCACGCCACAAAGGCCCGCCGACGCCCCCTCGACCCGACCGATCGAGCGTGGGCAGCCACTGCACACGCAGGTCGACCGCCTATCCACCTGGGGCCAGGGGCTTTGCGAACAAATCACCGTTCGCAATACCGGCAACCGGTCGCTGCGCTGGGAGGTCACCGAGGCGCTTCCGGGGCACATCACCCAAGTCTGGAACGCGGAATCGAGCGCGCAGGGCGAGCCAGTCCGGTTCCGAGGGGTGGCCTGGAACGCCACGCTAGACCCCGGTGCCTCCGCCCATTTCGGCTACTGCCTGGAACACAGGCCGCAGCGCCCATCCCGGCAACCGCTCGAGACCGCGCGGGATATCGACAGCCAGCTAACCGTGCAATCCGACTGGGGCCAGGGCTACTGCGTGCAGGTTCAGGTCCGCAACACGGGCCGCGACGCCCGATCATGGCAGCTGCGTGTACCGATCGAAGGGCGACTTCGCGAATTATGGAACGCGCGCCACACCCGCTCGGGCGATCAGCTGCAGGTCAGCGGGCTTTCGCACAATGCCCGGCTGCAGCCTGGCGCACAGACCACTTTTGGCTTTTGCGCTCTCCGCGAGGCCGATGCAAGATGA
- the folK gene encoding 2-amino-4-hydroxy-6-hydroxymethyldihydropteridine diphosphokinase gives MPSLVTAYLGLGANLGQPEQTLAAAVKAIRDWPDVEVCGVSRLYHSAPMGPQNQPDYCNAVLEIQTAQPAAGLLTLGQQTESAFGRVRREHWGARSLDIDVLLYGDAQIQTPSLRVPHPGLAERAFVVFPLMDLAPGLRLPGGQRLAAVAEQLQAEPLRRVQDWAP, from the coding sequence GTGCCGTCACTGGTCACCGCCTATCTCGGGTTGGGTGCGAACTTGGGCCAGCCGGAGCAGACCCTGGCGGCGGCGGTGAAGGCGATTCGCGATTGGCCGGATGTCGAGGTCTGCGGTGTGAGTCGGCTCTACCACTCGGCACCCATGGGGCCGCAGAATCAGCCGGATTACTGCAATGCCGTGCTTGAGATTCAGACCGCCCAACCGGCTGCCGGCTTGCTGACTCTGGGTCAGCAGACGGAGTCCGCATTCGGCCGTGTGCGTCGCGAACACTGGGGCGCAAGAAGTCTGGATATCGACGTCTTGCTCTACGGCGATGCGCAGATTCAAACGCCCAGTCTCCGCGTCCCTCACCCAGGGCTGGCAGAGCGTGCCTTTGTCGTCTTTCCGCTCATGGATCTGGCGCCGGGCCTGCGGCTGCCTGGTGGGCAGCGGCTGGCCGCCGTGGCGGAACAGCTCCAGGCGGAGCCTCTTCGCCGTGTACAGGACTGGGCGCCTTGA
- the panB gene encoding 3-methyl-2-oxobutanoate hydroxymethyltransferase, translating to MSAAEQPVDSKPLNLGDFRTMRANGEAIACLTAYDAAFAAAQEAAGVDLILVGDSLGMVIQGHRSTVPVAVDDILYHTRCVTRSVTRPWVVADMPFLSVRSPDYAVEQAGRLMQEADAAMVKLEGGESQVDVARALADQGIPVCGHLGLQPQLFYKLGGFKVQGREAEAAQAIVDRAKALEQAGADMILLECVPNAVTQGVVEATSVPVIGIGAGPHAHGQILVMHDMLNVTTGRKPRFVKDFMAETGGVEAAFAAYVREVKSGAYPQPTHGFG from the coding sequence ATGAGCGCCGCTGAACAACCCGTGGACAGCAAACCGCTAAACCTGGGTGATTTCCGAACCATGCGTGCGAATGGGGAAGCCATCGCATGTCTTACTGCCTACGATGCCGCCTTTGCCGCCGCCCAGGAAGCCGCCGGGGTCGACCTGATCCTGGTCGGAGATTCGCTGGGCATGGTGATTCAGGGTCACCGCAGCACCGTGCCGGTGGCCGTGGACGACATCCTCTACCACACGCGCTGCGTGACGCGGTCTGTGACCCGGCCGTGGGTCGTTGCGGACATGCCGTTCTTGAGCGTGCGGTCACCAGACTACGCGGTGGAGCAGGCCGGCCGACTGATGCAGGAGGCCGACGCGGCAATGGTCAAGCTCGAAGGCGGTGAGTCGCAGGTCGATGTTGCCCGTGCGTTGGCGGATCAGGGGATCCCGGTGTGTGGGCATCTGGGTTTGCAGCCGCAACTGTTCTACAAGCTGGGCGGATTCAAGGTCCAGGGGCGTGAAGCCGAGGCCGCGCAGGCGATCGTGGATCGCGCCAAGGCCTTGGAGCAGGCGGGCGCAGACATGATCCTGCTCGAGTGCGTGCCCAATGCCGTGACCCAAGGCGTGGTCGAGGCAACCTCCGTGCCCGTGATCGGCATTGGCGCCGGGCCGCATGCCCACGGACAGATTTTGGTGATGCACGACATGCTCAACGTCACCACGGGGCGCAAGCCGCGTTTCGTCAAGGATTTCATGGCCGAAACGGGTGGGGTTGAGGCTGCCTTTGCCGCGTATGTGCGTGAGGTCAAGTCCGGCGCCTACCCGCAACCCACGCACGGATTCGGATGA
- a CDS encoding RDD family protein produces MASVTSPASLWIRLAAIVYDSLLVAGIWILGTFALMPFTGGAVDAPWYRIYLFTLTALFFVGFWCRAGQTLGMQAWRLRVRSRDGQRLMLTQGVVRLTVAWLTLGASLLWCLFDPERRGLHDLVANTEVVREPRS; encoded by the coding sequence ATGGCTTCCGTCACGTCGCCTGCCAGTCTCTGGATTCGTCTCGCCGCCATAGTCTACGACAGCCTCCTGGTTGCCGGGATCTGGATATTGGGCACCTTTGCATTAATGCCCTTCACCGGCGGCGCGGTGGATGCACCGTGGTATCGGATCTATCTGTTCACATTAACTGCCCTGTTCTTCGTGGGTTTCTGGTGCCGTGCGGGTCAAACCCTGGGCATGCAGGCCTGGCGGCTACGGGTGCGCAGCCGCGATGGCCAGCGGCTCATGCTGACCCAAGGCGTCGTTCGGCTCACCGTCGCGTGGCTGACGCTGGGCGCCAGCCTGCTCTGGTGCCTCTTCGACCCGGAGCGCCGCGGTCTGCACGACCTGGTTGCGAATACCGAAGTGGTCCGCGAACCCCGGAGCTAA
- the pcnB gene encoding polynucleotide adenylyltransferase PcnB: MPRDAHNVSRQHISQGALDVLYDLGRAGYEAYLVGGGVRDLLAGLQPKDFDVATDASPEQVKEVFRRARLIGRRFRLAHVRAGGEIIEVATFRAQPRSPEEGEALVEDDGEDHDHLLDEGGRILRDNVYGTLEDDAFRRDFTINALYYRVTDFSVVDYVGGMADMAARQMRLIGDPDTRYREDPVRMLRAVRIANKLGFGIEPATAAPIRELAPLLTDVPSARLFDEVLKLFLSAQAEKNFDDLVDYGLFQQLFPRTGACLERPGVETLIRGALQGTAQRVLEDKPVTPAFLYAALLWPVVRQDMEPALAEGQSLAQAIPTFSGDVVTEQVETVAIPRRFSTPMREIWALQPRFYRRNGRRPERLAAHPRFRAAYDFLLLRTAAGEEDPELAQWWTEYQEGQAPTPPTSSDRPKRRRRRRRRRPAADSASE; this comes from the coding sequence ATTCCCAGAGACGCTCATAACGTCTCGCGGCAGCATATTTCCCAAGGCGCGTTGGACGTGCTTTATGACCTGGGCCGAGCCGGCTACGAGGCCTATCTGGTTGGCGGTGGCGTTCGCGATCTGCTCGCAGGGCTTCAGCCCAAGGACTTCGACGTCGCGACCGATGCCAGCCCCGAGCAGGTCAAAGAGGTCTTTCGCCGGGCCCGTCTGATCGGTCGGCGTTTTCGCCTGGCCCATGTGCGTGCGGGCGGCGAGATCATCGAGGTGGCGACCTTCCGTGCGCAGCCGCGCTCGCCAGAAGAAGGCGAGGCGCTGGTGGAAGACGACGGTGAGGATCACGACCATCTGCTGGATGAGGGGGGCAGAATTCTCCGCGACAACGTCTACGGCACGCTCGAAGACGATGCCTTCCGCCGAGATTTCACCATCAACGCGCTGTACTACCGGGTCACGGATTTCTCGGTGGTCGATTATGTCGGTGGCATGGCCGACATGGCGGCGCGCCAGATGCGACTCATCGGTGATCCGGATACGCGTTACCGTGAAGATCCCGTTCGCATGCTTCGGGCTGTCCGCATTGCGAACAAGCTGGGCTTCGGCATTGAGCCGGCCACGGCCGCACCGATTCGCGAGCTTGCGCCTTTGCTGACCGACGTGCCCTCTGCACGGCTGTTCGATGAGGTGCTCAAACTGTTCCTATCCGCCCAGGCCGAAAAAAACTTTGACGACCTGGTTGACTACGGCCTGTTTCAGCAGCTGTTTCCGCGCACCGGCGCCTGCCTGGAGCGGCCAGGCGTTGAGACACTGATCCGAGGCGCGCTGCAGGGTACGGCCCAGCGCGTGCTCGAGGACAAGCCGGTTACGCCCGCATTCTTGTACGCGGCGCTGCTGTGGCCGGTGGTCCGTCAGGACATGGAGCCTGCGTTGGCCGAAGGGCAAAGCCTGGCGCAGGCCATTCCAACTTTCTCTGGCGATGTCGTGACCGAGCAGGTCGAGACGGTCGCAATTCCCCGACGCTTCTCCACGCCCATGCGTGAAATCTGGGCGCTGCAGCCGCGGTTTTATCGCCGCAATGGCCGGCGGCCTGAGCGCCTGGCCGCGCATCCGCGGTTCCGAGCGGCCTATGACTTTCTCCTGCTGCGAACAGCTGCCGGGGAAGAGGATCCGGAGCTTGCGCAGTGGTGGACCGAGTATCAGGAGGGTCAGGCCCCGACGCCGCCGACATCGTCGGATCGCCCCAAGCGTCGACGCCGGCGCCGCCGTCGCCGTCCGGCTGCGGACAGCGCTTCGGAGTAG
- the pgi gene encoding glucose-6-phosphate isomerase — protein sequence MRPKGASAAAWSQLGAAVEALGQRRTPELFAAEPDRVERMSLEAAGLYLDFSKQRVDAAGLEALWSLAQSAQVTDHLRQQFAGDAVNFTEDRAALHMALRAPRNAHQPPGGPAIAEAVHEVLDRMEAFVHRVRSGAWTGATGEPITDVVNIGIGGSDLGPRMVCEALAEQVRGPRPHFVSNVDATELSRVLAGLRPASTLFVVTSKSFGTAETLANARSARAWLVDALGDAAVAKHFVAVSTAAERVSDFGIDVDNMFGFWSWVGGRYSLWSAVGLSIALSLGMDGFRALLAGAHAMDAHVRDAPPEGNAAVWMALIGIWNTNGLQLPSQVIVPYAQALARVPAYLQQLEMESNGKTVNSDGVAVQQQTVPALWGDVGTNGQHAFFQMLHQGPTALPVDFILPVSLDHGHPDQHRMLIANCLAQSEALMQGKSAGQVREELRSQGLSGQALEDAVPHRVFEGGRPSTTILMSCIDARSLGALLALYEHKVFVQSVVWGINAFDQWGVELGKQLASVIDDELRLAVPGEHDPSTAALLHRIVDGRTAEG from the coding sequence ATGCGCCCCAAGGGTGCTTCGGCGGCCGCTTGGTCCCAGCTCGGAGCTGCGGTCGAGGCCCTCGGCCAGCGACGCACGCCCGAGCTGTTCGCGGCAGAGCCTGATCGCGTCGAGCGCATGAGCCTTGAGGCGGCTGGCCTCTACCTGGATTTTTCCAAGCAGCGCGTGGACGCAGCCGGCCTCGAGGCCCTGTGGTCGCTCGCCCAGAGCGCTCAGGTCACGGACCATCTGCGTCAGCAGTTTGCGGGCGATGCGGTTAATTTCACCGAAGATCGCGCCGCGCTGCACATGGCCTTGCGCGCACCGCGCAATGCGCATCAGCCCCCCGGCGGGCCGGCGATTGCCGAGGCCGTCCATGAGGTGCTCGATCGCATGGAAGCCTTTGTGCACCGGGTGCGCTCCGGGGCTTGGACTGGCGCGACGGGAGAGCCCATCACCGATGTTGTCAACATCGGAATCGGGGGCTCCGACCTGGGTCCACGCATGGTCTGCGAGGCGCTGGCCGAGCAGGTGCGCGGGCCGCGGCCGCATTTTGTCTCCAATGTCGATGCTACGGAGCTCTCCCGGGTGTTGGCCGGCTTGCGACCGGCTTCGACGCTGTTCGTCGTGACCTCCAAGTCGTTCGGTACGGCAGAAACCCTGGCCAATGCGCGCAGCGCTCGGGCCTGGCTCGTGGATGCATTGGGGGATGCCGCCGTCGCCAAGCATTTCGTGGCCGTGTCGACGGCGGCCGAGCGCGTGTCTGACTTCGGCATTGATGTCGACAATATGTTCGGTTTCTGGTCCTGGGTAGGTGGGCGCTACTCACTGTGGTCGGCGGTGGGTTTGTCGATCGCCTTGTCGCTGGGTATGGACGGCTTCCGTGCCTTGCTTGCCGGTGCCCATGCCATGGATGCGCATGTCCGTGACGCACCGCCGGAGGGCAACGCGGCGGTTTGGATGGCGTTGATCGGTATCTGGAATACCAATGGTTTGCAGCTGCCATCCCAGGTGATCGTCCCTTATGCCCAGGCCCTGGCGCGCGTGCCGGCCTATTTGCAGCAGCTGGAGATGGAGTCCAACGGTAAGACTGTCAACAGTGACGGGGTGGCTGTGCAGCAACAAACAGTCCCTGCGCTGTGGGGTGACGTGGGCACCAACGGCCAGCATGCCTTCTTCCAAATGTTGCACCAGGGGCCGACGGCCCTGCCGGTGGACTTCATCCTGCCCGTCTCGCTGGACCACGGTCATCCCGATCAGCACCGGATGCTGATCGCGAACTGTCTCGCGCAAAGCGAGGCGCTGATGCAGGGTAAATCGGCAGGCCAGGTGCGTGAGGAGCTGAGGTCTCAAGGTTTGTCGGGCCAGGCTTTGGAGGACGCCGTTCCCCATCGCGTGTTCGAAGGCGGCCGGCCCAGCACCACCATTTTAATGTCCTGCATCGACGCCCGTTCGCTGGGCGCCTTGCTGGCGCTCTACGAGCACAAGGTGTTTGTCCAGAGCGTGGTCTGGGGAATCAACGCCTTTGATCAATGGGGTGTCGAGCTGGGCAAGCAGCTCGCCAGCGTCATCGACGACGAGCTGCGGCTGGCCGTGCCCGGCGAGCACGATCCCTCCACGGCCGCACTGCTGCACCGCATTGTGGATGGCCGGACTGCCGAAGGTTGA